In a genomic window of Nesterenkonia halotolerans:
- a CDS encoding DMT family transporter, with amino-acid sequence MSDYSSATVYCGPVLSSRVGLLWGLLGVAAFSFTLPFTRIAVGTLSPLFIGSARAVIAAVLAVLVLSVTRQRWPHRAQWARLAIVSGGVVIGFPMLTSYALDTASASHGAMVIGVLPAATAIVAVVRGREHPTPSFWVFALLGAAAAIVFASLQGGGFGQLAWSDLLLFAAVIAAAFGYAEGGLLSRELGSWQTICWALVVAAPVMGLFTVIAIIEQSPSGGPAEWLSFAYLAVISMFLGFFAWYRGLAIGPITQVSQVQLVQPVMGILWAALILGEQISISIALGGFAVILCAGLAVRTRLYGKSRP; translated from the coding sequence ATGTCAGACTATAGTAGCGCTACAGTGTACTGCGGACCAGTGTTATCTTCTCGTGTCGGTCTCCTATGGGGATTGCTAGGCGTGGCGGCCTTTTCATTCACGCTCCCCTTCACCCGCATCGCGGTGGGCACCTTGTCTCCCCTGTTCATCGGCTCGGCCCGTGCAGTCATCGCCGCTGTCTTGGCGGTGCTGGTGCTATCAGTGACGCGCCAGCGCTGGCCGCACCGGGCTCAGTGGGCGCGGTTGGCGATTGTCTCCGGCGGAGTGGTAATCGGCTTCCCAATGTTGACCTCATACGCCCTGGATACGGCCTCAGCCAGTCATGGGGCGATGGTCATCGGAGTCCTACCGGCTGCCACGGCGATCGTCGCGGTCGTGCGAGGACGAGAACACCCGACACCGTCGTTCTGGGTATTCGCATTGCTCGGTGCAGCGGCGGCCATCGTGTTCGCCTCGTTGCAGGGCGGCGGGTTCGGCCAGCTCGCCTGGTCAGATCTCTTGTTATTCGCCGCGGTGATCGCGGCCGCGTTCGGCTACGCCGAAGGTGGGCTGCTCTCCCGTGAACTGGGATCCTGGCAGACCATCTGCTGGGCGCTTGTAGTAGCCGCTCCGGTCATGGGCCTCTTCACCGTCATCGCGATCATAGAACAATCGCCTTCTGGGGGGCCGGCTGAGTGGTTATCATTCGCCTACCTCGCCGTGATCAGCATGTTTCTCGGATTCTTCGCGTGGTACCGAGGGCTTGCCATCGGACCGATCACCCAAGTCAGCCAGGTCCAGCTAGTACAACCGGTGATGGGCATCCTCTGGGCTGCGCTGATCCTAGGAGAACAGATCTCGATCTCGATCGCGTTGGGCGGTTTCGCCGTCATTCTCTGCGCCGGCTTGGCAGTCCGGACCCGCCTCTATGGAAAGTCGAGGCCTTGA
- a CDS encoding arginase family protein, producing MISFLSAPTNLGLRPPVPGGVPGTNKAPEALRQAGLIHRLTAMGGREAGIVLPGRYVDDDATRPAGRVRNQEAMVDHARRLASSVEDILEAGDTPLVIGGDCSLLLGGWASSLETGSRRVGPRRWAHRLSSPRQ from the coding sequence GTGATCTCCTTTCTCTCCGCGCCCACAAACCTTGGGCTTCGACCCCCAGTCCCCGGCGGTGTGCCTGGTACGAACAAGGCCCCTGAAGCCCTTCGTCAGGCAGGATTGATTCATCGACTCACGGCCATGGGTGGGCGTGAAGCGGGAATCGTTTTACCGGGGCGCTACGTCGATGATGACGCGACGCGCCCGGCCGGTCGTGTCCGCAACCAAGAGGCGATGGTCGATCACGCGCGCCGACTCGCATCCAGTGTCGAGGACATTCTCGAAGCAGGTGACACGCCGCTGGTGATAGGGGGCGATTGCAGCCTCCTACTGGGGGGTTGGGCTAGCTCTCTCGAGACGGGGTCGCGCAGGGTTGGTCCACGTCGATGGGCACACCGACTTTCGTCACCCAGGCAATAG
- a CDS encoding G protein-coupled receptor family protein, whose product MRQRHLWALIPAALAIFNMGVQLTITFFDDRGGGQYGTSYEVRWLFDLGIYLTYLAGLTLVDLCRKRRVLMGLGATVAFGITSASWLAGDTIGGGLLGLMGSFATTVLGILLVVLVVKRHGRDASL is encoded by the coding sequence ATGAGACAGCGACACCTCTGGGCACTCATTCCCGCGGCCCTGGCGATCTTCAACATGGGCGTCCAATTGACGATTACATTCTTCGACGATCGTGGAGGGGGGCAGTACGGAACGTCCTATGAGGTCAGATGGCTATTCGACCTAGGGATCTACCTCACTTATCTCGCCGGACTCACCCTCGTCGACCTATGTCGCAAGCGACGGGTGCTCATGGGTTTGGGGGCCACGGTCGCCTTCGGTATCACCTCAGCAAGCTGGCTCGCCGGCGATACCATAGGGGGTGGCCTCCTGGGCTTAATGGGGTCCTTCGCCACCACGGTACTTGGCATTCTCCTGGTAGTTCTCGTGGTCAAGCGGCACGGACGCGACGCCTCACTCTGA
- a CDS encoding winged helix-turn-helix transcriptional regulator: MRVPVERAMQVCPVEVAVSVLGGAWKLTLVKYLLEGTHRFGELGRRVPTANTKTLTRQLRELEQDGIVARKVFQQVPPKVEYSLTEWGLSLAPLVALMNEWGTAFVDSPPSSR; this comes from the coding sequence ATGCGTGTACCGGTGGAGCGAGCGATGCAGGTGTGCCCGGTCGAGGTGGCTGTCTCAGTGCTCGGTGGCGCGTGGAAGCTGACGTTGGTGAAGTACTTGCTGGAGGGGACCCACCGTTTCGGGGAGTTGGGGCGCCGGGTGCCGACGGCGAATACCAAGACGTTGACTCGTCAGCTGCGTGAACTGGAGCAAGACGGAATCGTGGCGCGCAAGGTGTTCCAGCAGGTGCCTCCGAAGGTCGAGTACTCGCTTACCGAATGGGGATTGTCGTTGGCGCCGCTGGTGGCGTTGATGAATGAGTGGGGCACAGCGTTCGTCGATTCACCGCCATCATCTCGGTGA
- a CDS encoding SDR family NAD(P)-dependent oxidoreductase, whose product MDLQLATKRAFISGSTQGIGYAIAGALLREGAEVVINGRDSDRLEQSVQTLRHEVPDANVTGMAADFADPAGVDNLLSSLGSVDILINNVGLFELTPFAEIADTEWTRYFDVNVMSGVRLSRELLPGMLRVGWGRIVFIGSESGVNIPADMLHYGVTKAGVLALSNGLAKLTRGTGVTVNTILGGPTYSDGVARAITDIAQTQGLSPDELKAGIIAGNQTSLLERFIDPEEIANLAVYLASPRSSATNGSAVRADGGVLTTML is encoded by the coding sequence ATGGATCTGCAGCTGGCAACTAAACGCGCCTTCATCAGTGGTTCAACCCAGGGCATCGGATACGCCATCGCAGGGGCACTCCTCCGTGAGGGTGCAGAGGTGGTGATCAATGGTCGCGACTCTGATCGTCTCGAGCAGTCAGTACAGACTCTGCGACACGAAGTGCCCGACGCGAACGTGACGGGTATGGCCGCCGATTTCGCCGACCCTGCCGGGGTGGACAATCTGCTGAGTTCACTTGGCAGCGTGGACATCCTGATCAATAACGTGGGGCTCTTTGAGCTCACTCCCTTTGCTGAGATCGCCGACACCGAATGGACGCGCTACTTCGACGTGAACGTGATGAGTGGGGTGCGACTATCCCGAGAGCTGTTGCCCGGGATGCTCCGCGTGGGGTGGGGTCGGATCGTCTTCATCGGGAGCGAATCAGGCGTAAACATCCCTGCTGACATGCTGCATTACGGCGTCACAAAAGCCGGAGTGCTGGCCTTGAGCAACGGCCTCGCCAAGCTGACCCGAGGAACGGGTGTCACGGTCAATACGATCCTGGGCGGCCCAACGTATTCGGATGGAGTGGCGCGCGCGATCACCGACATTGCACAGACCCAGGGGTTATCCCCGGACGAGCTCAAAGCAGGAATCATCGCAGGAAATCAGACATCACTCCTCGAACGCTTTATTGATCCTGAAGAGATCGCAAACCTCGCGGTTTACCTCGCAAGTCCTCGGTCCTCTGCAACCAACGGGAGCGCCGTGCGTGCAGACGGCGGAGTTCTGACCACGATGCTGTGA
- a CDS encoding NAD(P)H-dependent oxidoreductase, whose product MTNAKTILWVSAHPEPQSLTHQLRRDSITHLRAQGHEVLESDLYATGWDPVVRASDAQLPEGHRFRVSADVRQAYLDDALPAELRTEHEKILRADVVIVQFPLWWYGMPAILKGWFDRLFISGFAFGKDPDTGKRLRYEQGPFTDKKALVLTTLGDHPASIGPRGKSGEITELLHGILHGTFAYTGMSVLTPWALPSADFTKDYDQVRESLLKKLDQLPTETPIPYRPQFTGQYTDEWELVPDIAPGETGLSIHIDNTDPSVVRGG is encoded by the coding sequence ATGACCAACGCGAAGACCATTCTCTGGGTGAGTGCTCACCCGGAGCCTCAGTCCTTGACACATCAGCTCCGCCGCGACAGCATCACTCACCTTCGCGCGCAAGGCCACGAAGTCTTGGAGTCCGACCTCTACGCCACGGGGTGGGATCCGGTCGTCCGGGCCTCAGATGCACAGCTTCCAGAGGGGCATCGGTTCCGAGTCTCTGCCGATGTCCGCCAGGCCTACCTCGACGACGCACTGCCCGCAGAGCTCCGCACGGAGCACGAGAAGATCCTGCGCGCCGATGTTGTCATCGTTCAATTCCCGCTGTGGTGGTACGGGATGCCGGCCATCCTCAAAGGATGGTTCGACCGACTGTTCATCAGCGGCTTCGCCTTCGGCAAAGACCCAGACACCGGAAAGCGACTGCGCTACGAACAGGGCCCCTTCACCGATAAAAAAGCACTGGTTCTCACCACACTGGGTGACCACCCAGCTTCGATCGGCCCCAGGGGCAAGAGCGGTGAGATCACCGAACTGCTCCACGGCATTCTGCACGGCACGTTCGCCTACACCGGGATGAGCGTCCTGACCCCATGGGCGCTACCAAGCGCGGACTTCACCAAGGATTACGACCAAGTACGTGAGAGCCTGCTGAAGAAGTTGGATCAGCTTCCCACCGAGACACCAATCCCTTACCGTCCCCAGTTCACCGGCCAGTACACCGACGAATGGGAACTAGTCCCAGACATCGCCCCAGGTGAAACCGGGCTTTCCATCCACATCGACAACACTGATCCTTCGGTGGTGCGGGGTGGTTGA
- a CDS encoding MarR family winged helix-turn-helix transcriptional regulator — protein sequence MIDPNSTSVFASEELETWAALATVLEWLPPALDSALGDAHGLTHFEYGILFALDDAPDGVLRMSTLAGYANSSLSRLSRAASRLEGRGWVQRSQDPSDGRSTLATLTGKGSEIVRRATPTHTQTVKDLILNPLTSAQKHQLRDISLRIQRAIREKEGWQPDTTDRRETS from the coding sequence ATGATCGATCCAAACAGCACATCGGTCTTCGCGAGCGAGGAACTCGAGACGTGGGCGGCACTAGCGACAGTGCTTGAATGGTTACCACCAGCACTCGATTCCGCCTTGGGCGATGCCCATGGACTCACTCATTTCGAGTACGGCATCCTGTTCGCGTTGGACGATGCACCAGATGGCGTACTGCGTATGAGCACCCTGGCCGGGTACGCCAACAGTTCGCTTTCGCGCCTCTCTCGAGCGGCGTCCCGGCTCGAAGGCCGTGGATGGGTCCAGCGGTCTCAAGACCCCTCTGATGGAAGGTCCACTTTGGCGACATTGACCGGGAAGGGCTCAGAGATAGTCAGACGCGCCACGCCTACGCATACGCAAACGGTCAAGGATCTAATCCTGAACCCGCTCACAAGTGCCCAGAAGCACCAGTTGCGGGATATCAGCTTGCGGATTCAGCGTGCCATTCGAGAGAAGGAGGGGTGGCAGCCGGACACGACCGATCGTCGGGAGACTTCCTAG
- a CDS encoding LysE family translocator, with the protein MILLFLIPPGPDMAFMVAVGLERGRRAAVTAILGIGTGMSLYAAGAVAGIGQLAQAHPLLFDLVKLLGAGYLIWLAIGTFRSARRATDGHEVSVTARPYVRGLLISLTNPKIILFFVAVLPQFMGRAQSTGLQLAMLGAVNVVMEVVLYGAIGVLAGTFNARFTSSRKGAATLSYIAGAVYLGLAGVAIVDVVGVGLLA; encoded by the coding sequence GTGATCTTGCTGTTCTTGATCCCTCCAGGACCCGATATGGCTTTCATGGTCGCCGTGGGCCTCGAGCGAGGTCGACGGGCTGCCGTCACGGCGATCCTCGGCATCGGGACCGGGATGAGTCTCTACGCCGCGGGAGCCGTCGCCGGGATAGGACAACTAGCCCAAGCACACCCACTGCTCTTCGACCTGGTGAAGCTACTCGGCGCCGGCTACCTGATCTGGCTGGCAATCGGAACCTTTCGCAGCGCCCGTCGGGCGACCGATGGCCACGAGGTCAGCGTCACGGCACGGCCTTACGTGCGGGGTCTGTTGATCAGCCTCACGAACCCGAAGATCATTCTCTTCTTCGTGGCGGTCCTTCCGCAGTTCATGGGGCGCGCTCAGAGCACAGGACTCCAGCTAGCAATGCTGGGCGCGGTCAACGTCGTAATGGAAGTCGTCCTATACGGGGCGATCGGCGTCTTGGCTGGAACCTTCAACGCGCGCTTCACTAGCTCGAGAAAGGGAGCCGCAACCCTGAGCTACATCGCCGGTGCCGTGTACTTGGGGCTCGCCGGTGTGGCCATTGTTGATGTTGTGGGCGTGGGTCTTCTTGCGTGA
- a CDS encoding aminotransferase-like domain-containing protein has protein sequence MNNDSTERVSTGLQTWIRSAAPGSQLPSNRELVAQYGVSPVTVQKAMKVLSARGLVESRPGVGTFVRPAHTTGPVDYSWQTAALAAPQHRGPSLSATQRTVTAEMISLHSGYPSRELLPEKLVRTALARAARTESAMTRSPAQGLPELQAWFAGQVAAETPHHVTPPAARDAIILNGSQSGLSSVFRSVVGAGGTLLVESPTYWGAILAARQTGVELVPVPAGPSGPDPEDLDRAFAETGARAFYAQPNFANPTGVQWSLERGEAVLGVVQEHGAFLIEDDWAHDLGIDAESRPLVAHDRDGRVIYLRSLTKSVSPSLRVAAVIARGPARERILADRAAEAMYVSGILQAAALDVVTQPGWATHLRGFRTRLRTRRDHLIGSLQKCLPEAHIERAPLGGLNLWVRMPDGVDVDQLARDAYVKGLVIAPGTEWFPAEPAGPYIRLNYCGPDPERFDEGIELLKRALDDAH, from the coding sequence ATGAACAACGATAGCACTGAGCGAGTGTCTACTGGCCTCCAGACCTGGATCCGGTCAGCGGCGCCAGGATCCCAGCTGCCTTCTAACCGCGAGTTGGTTGCGCAATACGGGGTCAGCCCGGTGACGGTACAGAAAGCCATGAAGGTACTCTCCGCGCGGGGCTTAGTGGAATCCCGGCCTGGAGTCGGCACGTTCGTCCGGCCCGCGCACACTACGGGCCCAGTTGATTACAGCTGGCAGACCGCCGCATTAGCAGCGCCCCAGCATCGCGGCCCGTCCCTGTCGGCGACACAGCGCACCGTTACCGCAGAGATGATCAGTCTGCATTCCGGGTATCCTTCCCGCGAGTTATTGCCTGAGAAGCTCGTGCGAACAGCCCTGGCACGCGCTGCCCGGACTGAGTCCGCGATGACGCGATCACCGGCACAAGGCCTACCCGAGTTGCAGGCGTGGTTCGCAGGACAAGTCGCAGCGGAGACCCCACATCATGTGACGCCGCCAGCGGCACGCGACGCGATCATTCTCAATGGCAGCCAGAGTGGTCTCAGCTCGGTGTTTCGCTCTGTCGTCGGAGCGGGCGGGACTTTATTGGTCGAGTCACCTACCTATTGGGGCGCAATCCTCGCTGCCCGCCAGACCGGTGTCGAACTAGTTCCTGTTCCCGCTGGCCCTTCGGGGCCAGATCCTGAAGACCTGGACCGGGCCTTCGCGGAAACGGGGGCACGAGCGTTTTACGCTCAACCGAACTTCGCCAACCCCACCGGAGTTCAATGGAGCCTGGAGCGGGGAGAGGCGGTGCTCGGGGTAGTCCAAGAGCACGGAGCGTTTCTCATTGAAGATGACTGGGCTCATGACCTGGGCATCGACGCGGAGTCCCGGCCCCTGGTGGCTCACGACCGCGACGGACGAGTCATCTACCTGAGGTCACTGACCAAGAGCGTGTCCCCGTCCCTGCGGGTGGCGGCGGTGATCGCCCGCGGTCCCGCGCGAGAACGGATCCTCGCCGATCGCGCCGCAGAGGCCATGTACGTCAGTGGCATCCTCCAGGCCGCAGCGCTGGACGTGGTCACGCAGCCCGGTTGGGCAACCCATCTGCGAGGGTTCCGCACCCGACTGCGCACCCGTCGGGATCACTTGATCGGGAGCCTTCAAAAATGTCTGCCCGAGGCCCATATCGAGCGCGCGCCCTTAGGGGGCCTTAACCTGTGGGTTCGTATGCCAGATGGAGTCGACGTTGACCAGCTCGCCCGTGATGCTTACGTCAAAGGCCTTGTCATCGCGCCAGGAACTGAGTGGTTTCCTGCCGAGCCCGCAGGGCCGTATATCCGACTCAACTACTGCGGCCCAGACCCGGAGCGCTTCGACGAAGGAATCGAGCTTCTAAAGCGTGCCCTCGACGATGCACACTGA
- a CDS encoding RNA polymerase sigma factor: MEASVRANSLDLLHYFERRTAPDTAADLVAETMLVAWQREEDDPQGAEVSRMWLFGIARNVLMNSERGQRRRHRLASKLKMMLRPEDASQAADDLVEVRDAVQRLDPQLSELVKLVHWEGFSVTDAGQILGLPASTARGHYQRAKQQLREALDPSDSEAQHCPATLPHVDLSAFPGHSPSP; this comes from the coding sequence GTGGAAGCATCCGTCCGCGCCAACTCACTCGATCTACTGCACTACTTCGAACGCCGCACCGCCCCCGACACCGCGGCAGATCTGGTGGCCGAGACGATGCTGGTCGCGTGGCAACGCGAAGAGGACGACCCTCAGGGCGCCGAAGTTTCCCGGATGTGGTTGTTCGGCATCGCGCGGAACGTGCTGATGAACTCAGAGCGGGGGCAGCGCCGTCGACACCGGTTGGCCAGCAAGCTGAAGATGATGCTGCGGCCAGAGGACGCTTCCCAGGCAGCTGACGACCTCGTTGAAGTCCGCGACGCCGTGCAACGACTCGACCCCCAGCTCAGCGAGCTGGTGAAACTCGTGCACTGGGAAGGCTTCAGCGTCACCGACGCCGGCCAGATCCTGGGCCTTCCCGCCTCGACTGCGCGGGGACACTACCAACGGGCGAAACAACAGTTGCGAGAAGCTCTCGACCCGAGCGACTCAGAAGCCCAGCACTGCCCGGCCACTCTCCCTCACGTAGACCTCAGTGCCTTTCCCGGCCACTCCCCCAGCCCGTAA
- a CDS encoding arginase family protein: MVHVDGHTDFRHPGNSQRCASVAGEDLAAAVGMHWPAIADIDGMGPYFTPSRVVHIGHRDDDEEAEEAHRSLGLVISAGGAITTGPASMVSQVSEVAGEGYWLQVDVDVLDPTVMPAVDSPDPGGLDAEQLIELLDHLAPQAIGASVTVFDPDLDPDGQYARVVTDVIAKGLHRLGRDVLPLAEGHRTSWELE, encoded by the coding sequence TTGGTCCACGTCGATGGGCACACCGACTTTCGTCACCCAGGCAATAGTCAGCGATGCGCGAGCGTCGCTGGAGAGGACCTAGCGGCTGCGGTCGGAATGCACTGGCCGGCTATCGCTGACATCGACGGCATGGGTCCGTACTTCACGCCCAGTCGGGTGGTGCATATCGGACATCGCGATGATGATGAGGAAGCCGAGGAAGCGCACCGCAGTCTCGGTCTGGTCATTTCGGCAGGCGGAGCGATCACCACTGGGCCGGCGAGCATGGTGTCGCAGGTCAGCGAAGTCGCTGGTGAAGGGTACTGGCTCCAGGTCGATGTGGACGTCCTTGATCCCACAGTGATGCCAGCTGTCGATAGTCCAGACCCCGGAGGCCTCGACGCTGAACAACTGATCGAGCTCCTTGATCACCTCGCTCCCCAGGCCATAGGCGCCTCGGTGACGGTTTTCGATCCAGATCTTGACCCCGATGGGCAATATGCGAGGGTCGTCACTGACGTGATCGCGAAAGGCCTTCACCGGTTGGGGCGGGACGTTCTACCGCTGGCTGAAGGACACCGGACTTCGTGGGAGCTCGAGTGA
- a CDS encoding DUF4188 domain-containing protein, with the protein MIGMTINKPWKFNRWAPVFAAMPKMLEELSRDPDSGLLGYRMTIGRGGPLVIQYWSSTEALYRYAADPESSHRPAWAAFNRRARQDPGAVGIWHETYAVEKAESVYVDTPAAGLSRATSSVPVTTARTNAQDRLNFGA; encoded by the coding sequence ATGATCGGGATGACCATTAATAAGCCGTGGAAGTTCAACCGGTGGGCCCCAGTCTTCGCGGCAATGCCGAAGATGTTGGAGGAGCTCTCACGTGATCCAGACTCAGGGCTACTCGGTTACCGGATGACGATTGGCCGCGGTGGGCCGCTGGTGATCCAGTACTGGTCATCGACCGAGGCCCTGTATCGGTATGCCGCTGATCCGGAGTCCTCCCACCGGCCGGCCTGGGCTGCGTTTAATCGCCGCGCCCGACAAGACCCGGGGGCAGTAGGGATTTGGCACGAGACTTATGCGGTTGAGAAAGCGGAGTCGGTCTATGTCGATACGCCAGCAGCAGGGCTGAGTCGGGCGACATCATCGGTGCCAGTCACGACGGCTAGGACCAACGCTCAGGACCGTCTCAATTTCGGGGCGTAG
- a CDS encoding AMIN-like domain-containing (lipo)protein: MTRRPMAFTAAIAASTLALTSCGASDDDTEPDPATTEQAPTEQKPSSEASGTETATPENDGSSPEAEDTPTAEPTQSQETPVDKSEPFDPEEFTLDGVQQDTGSADLGDITDVRRGLHDGFERVVFEFSTNAEPSFYSVQWAEDPSSMMMQEPIDVAGDAALLFRVNGVHAGLPEDSPAGDELFEFDEGDPFVIEGSSVFTEVHPGGRVEADAQYFIGLDTQREIRVEALGDPGRIVIDVATE; this comes from the coding sequence ATGACCCGTCGCCCCATGGCGTTCACTGCTGCCATCGCTGCCAGCACTCTGGCACTCACCAGCTGCGGAGCCTCCGATGACGACACAGAACCTGACCCGGCCACCACCGAGCAGGCTCCCACAGAGCAAAAACCATCAAGCGAGGCGTCGGGCACCGAGACCGCGACGCCTGAGAATGACGGGTCGTCCCCTGAGGCCGAGGACACCCCCACGGCCGAGCCCACGCAGTCTCAAGAAACCCCAGTGGACAAGTCTGAGCCCTTTGACCCTGAGGAATTCACCCTCGACGGCGTCCAGCAGGACACGGGATCGGCCGATCTTGGCGACATCACCGATGTCCGGCGCGGGCTCCACGACGGGTTCGAACGGGTGGTCTTCGAGTTCAGCACCAACGCGGAGCCGAGTTTCTACTCTGTCCAATGGGCAGAGGACCCGAGCTCCATGATGATGCAAGAACCTATCGACGTGGCAGGAGACGCTGCTCTCTTGTTCCGCGTCAATGGTGTCCATGCTGGCCTACCCGAGGACAGCCCCGCCGGTGATGAACTCTTCGAATTCGACGAGGGAGACCCGTTTGTGATCGAAGGAAGCTCCGTCTTCACTGAGGTCCATCCCGGTGGCCGTGTCGAAGCAGACGCCCAGTACTTCATCGGTCTGGATACTCAACGCGAGATCCGAGTAGAAGCACTCGGTGATCCTGGCCGGATTGTCATCGACGTCGCCACCGAATAA
- a CDS encoding GNAT family N-acetyltransferase, whose amino-acid sequence MISNVPLPESLLTNTGSFTLRRACHNDLSGLVTLLADDTISAGRGDRAASEDTTLYETALEELIADPSNEILVVVDEGDWPVATMQLTRIPGLSRRGSTRLLVEAVRVANNQRSNGLGSAMMKWVIDVAARATGASLVQLTSDAARVDAHRFYERLGFVGSHRGFKFQIEH is encoded by the coding sequence ATGATCTCCAACGTGCCACTTCCAGAGTCACTACTCACGAACACCGGGAGTTTTACGCTTCGTCGCGCCTGCCACAATGATCTATCCGGCCTGGTGACACTCCTCGCAGACGACACCATCAGCGCAGGACGTGGCGACCGCGCCGCTTCGGAGGACACGACGCTCTACGAGACTGCGCTCGAAGAGCTCATCGCAGATCCATCTAATGAGATCCTTGTGGTCGTTGATGAGGGCGACTGGCCAGTGGCGACGATGCAACTGACTCGCATACCAGGTCTGTCCCGACGAGGCTCCACACGACTCTTGGTCGAAGCGGTGCGAGTTGCGAACAACCAGCGATCCAACGGTCTTGGCTCGGCCATGATGAAGTGGGTGATCGATGTTGCTGCTCGAGCCACGGGAGCTTCTCTAGTGCAGCTGACATCGGACGCCGCGAGGGTTGACGCCCACCGGTTTTACGAGCGGCTTGGTTTTGTGGGTTCCCATCGCGGATTCAAGTTCCAGATCGAACATTAG